Proteins from a genomic interval of Bradyrhizobium sp. CCBAU 53340:
- the ftsE gene encoding cell division ATP-binding protein FtsE has product MVRFENVGLRYGLGPEILRDLSFQIPAHSFQFLTGPSGAGKTSLLRLLFLSHRPTRGLVNLFGHDVSQLGKDEIADLRKRIGIVLQDFRLLDHMTTYENVALPFRVMGRSESSYRKEVIDLLRWVGLGDRMDALPPILSGGEKQRAAIARAVISRPQLLLADEPTGSVDPTLGRRLLRLFIELNKSGTAVIIATHDIALMDQYEARRFVLHQGRLHVYE; this is encoded by the coding sequence TTGGTTCGGTTCGAAAATGTCGGATTGCGATACGGCCTGGGGCCGGAGATCCTGCGCGACCTCAGTTTCCAGATTCCGGCGCATTCCTTCCAGTTCCTCACCGGCCCGTCGGGCGCCGGCAAGACGTCACTGCTGCGCCTGTTGTTCCTATCGCACCGGCCGACGCGCGGCCTCGTCAATCTGTTCGGCCACGATGTTTCTCAGCTCGGCAAGGATGAGATCGCCGATCTGCGCAAGCGCATCGGCATCGTGCTGCAGGATTTCCGGCTGCTCGACCACATGACGACCTACGAGAACGTGGCGCTGCCGTTCCGCGTCATGGGCCGTAGCGAATCGAGCTATCGCAAGGAGGTCATCGACCTCCTGCGCTGGGTCGGCCTCGGTGACCGCATGGATGCGCTGCCGCCGATCCTGTCCGGCGGCGAGAAGCAGCGCGCGGCGATCGCGCGCGCGGTGATCTCGCGGCCGCAGCTCTTGCTCGCGGACGAGCCGACCGGCAGCGTCGACCCGACGCTCGGACGGCGCTTGCTTCGGCTCTTCATCGAGCTCAACAAGTCTGGCACCGCCGTGATCATCGCAACCCACGACATCGCGCTGATGGACCAGTACGAAGCGCGCCGCTTCGTGCTGCATCAGGGACGGCTGCACGTCTATGAGTAG
- a CDS encoding MJ0042-type zinc finger domain-containing protein: MHIVCPHCTTSYAIKLASLGANGRTVRCSRCKETWIAHPEDAIEEAAVPAMAAARQAEDQSDLAAQWNSYAKDDGAADTPVVDSPSIASDWPTEDATETEDEWSAAAQAAEEEVVGAQHQSWFRNLFSRRGAKVSRPAPAVARRKSHFGLPTACAAMGALVLALVIWRGDMVRLLPQTAAFYKLVGLEVNLRGLSFKDVKLSTETVDGKQVLVIEGVIVGQGKKPLDIPRLRFAVRDAQGAEIYAWNSVLEQTVLQPGERAFFRSRLASPPPEGRNIDVRFFNRRDIAGGSV; the protein is encoded by the coding sequence ATGCATATCGTCTGCCCGCATTGTACGACATCCTACGCCATCAAGCTTGCGAGCCTTGGGGCCAACGGGCGAACAGTCCGCTGCTCCCGCTGCAAGGAAACCTGGATCGCGCATCCCGAGGATGCCATCGAGGAGGCGGCCGTGCCGGCCATGGCCGCAGCCCGCCAGGCCGAGGACCAATCGGACCTCGCCGCGCAGTGGAACTCCTACGCCAAGGACGATGGCGCCGCCGACACACCGGTGGTCGACAGCCCCTCAATCGCCAGCGACTGGCCGACCGAGGATGCCACGGAGACCGAGGATGAGTGGTCAGCGGCGGCCCAGGCCGCCGAAGAGGAAGTCGTCGGTGCACAGCACCAATCCTGGTTCCGCAACCTGTTCAGCCGCCGCGGGGCCAAGGTCAGCCGGCCGGCCCCGGCCGTGGCCCGGCGGAAATCTCATTTCGGCCTGCCGACCGCCTGCGCCGCCATGGGCGCGCTGGTGCTGGCGCTGGTGATCTGGCGCGGCGACATGGTCCGCCTGCTGCCGCAGACGGCGGCCTTCTACAAGCTGGTCGGCCTGGAGGTGAACCTGCGCGGCCTGTCCTTCAAGGACGTCAAGCTCTCGACCGAGACCGTGGACGGTAAGCAGGTGCTGGTGATCGAGGGTGTGATCGTCGGCCAGGGCAAGAAGCCGCTCGATATTCCGCGCCTGCGCTTTGCCGTGCGCGACGCGCAAGGCGCGGAAATCTATGCCTGGAATTCGGTGCTGGAGCAGACCGTGCTGCAGCCGGGCGAGCGCGCCTTCTTCCGCTCGCGCCTGGCCTCGCCGCCGCCGGAAGGCCGCAATATCGACGTTCGCTTCTTCAACCGGCGCGACATTGCCGGCGGCAGCGTATAA
- a CDS encoding response regulator: MPKVLIADDEDSMRQLVARAIAMDGHETVTAQDGAEALEILTREDGAFDLLLTDIQMPVMDGIALALSAARDFPQLTILLMTGFADQRERASNLNALVHDVVTKPFSVADIRTAVADALAAKKT, from the coding sequence ATGCCCAAAGTGTTGATCGCCGATGACGAGGATTCGATGCGCCAGCTGGTGGCGCGCGCCATTGCCATGGATGGCCACGAGACCGTTACCGCGCAGGACGGCGCCGAGGCGCTGGAGATTCTGACCCGTGAGGACGGCGCGTTCGATCTGTTGCTCACCGACATCCAGATGCCCGTCATGGACGGCATCGCGCTGGCGCTCTCCGCCGCGCGCGACTTTCCACAATTGACCATTTTGCTGATGACGGGTTTTGCCGACCAGCGCGAACGCGCGTCGAATTTGAACGCGCTGGTCCATGACGTCGTGACCAAGCCGTTCTCGGTGGCGGATATCCGCACGGCGGTGGCCGACGCGCTCGCGGCGAAGAAAACCTGA
- a CDS encoding TIGR02302 family protein — MNGVTPDPSDPIRDGDALSRLKLAQALERSTYAIAWERAWPGLARLLTVVGLFLAVSWAGLWLALPSVARAIGLVIFAGLAAGALFPLIRFRWPRREEALARLDRGSGVRHRPATTLTDTLTSQDPVALALWQAQRERTLASLKRIRAGLPRPRLAIHDPWALRALVMVMLVATFFAAGDERAMRLGAAFDWNGVLAPTNIRVDAWVTPPLYTGKPPVILSAANKEAAALPASGPLAVPAGSTLIVRSSGGSLDVVVSGGLKEAEPKEAAPKGTNEKHFTITGDGTAHVRAPSGQPQWAFAATPDRPPTIALAKDPERQARGALQLVYKIEDDYGVTGAEAQVAPRTADTGKEGDNKTAARPLFQPPQFPLVLPNARTRNGVGQTVKDLSEDPYAGADVTLTLTAKDEAGNEARSEPFNMRLPERLFTKPLARALIEQRRILALDANKNSDVYTALAALMIAPELFTQEMGQYLGLYSVARQLEAARTDDALREVVASLWALAVTIEDGNISDVEKALRAAQDALKQALERGASDEEIKKLTQDLRAALDNFMRQLAEQFRNNKDAQNLARPLDPNTKILRQQDLQNMIDRMERLSRSGDKDAAKQLLDQLQQMLEGLQMAQPGQSGESDMEQALNELGDMIRKQQQLRDKTYKQGQDSRRDRMRGKQQPGDQSMSDLQQDQQALRDRLKKLQDEMAKRGLSQKGQKGQPGQKGQEGQKGDQGQSGQDGDQDADQGDDDGGLDSADSAMGDAGSKLGEGNADGAVDSQGKALDAMRKGAQKMAEAMQQGDGDGQGDGPGNRAGRQQSGGNQTDPLGRPLHGREFGDDYTVKIPGEIDVQRVRRILEELRRRLGDPSRPQIELDYIERLLKDF, encoded by the coding sequence ATTCGGTTTCGCTGGCCACGCCGCGAAGAGGCCCTGGCCCGGCTTGACCGCGGTTCGGGTGTCCGCCATCGCCCCGCCACCACGCTCACGGACACGCTGACCTCGCAGGATCCTGTTGCGCTGGCGCTCTGGCAGGCGCAGCGCGAGCGCACGCTGGCCTCGCTCAAGCGTATCCGCGCCGGTTTGCCGCGCCCGCGCCTCGCCATCCATGATCCCTGGGCGCTGCGCGCGCTGGTCATGGTGATGCTGGTCGCGACCTTCTTTGCCGCCGGCGACGAGCGCGCGATGCGTCTTGGCGCTGCCTTCGACTGGAATGGGGTGCTGGCGCCGACCAATATCCGCGTCGATGCCTGGGTCACGCCGCCGCTCTACACCGGCAAGCCGCCGGTGATCCTGTCGGCCGCCAACAAGGAGGCCGCAGCACTGCCGGCCTCAGGCCCGCTCGCCGTTCCCGCCGGCTCGACCCTGATCGTGCGCTCGTCCGGCGGCAGTCTGGATGTCGTGGTCTCCGGCGGCCTCAAGGAAGCCGAGCCGAAGGAAGCTGCGCCCAAGGGCACCAACGAAAAGCACTTCACCATCACCGGCGACGGCACCGCGCATGTCCGCGCGCCCTCGGGGCAGCCGCAATGGGCCTTTGCTGCGACGCCGGATCGCCCGCCGACGATTGCGCTCGCCAAGGATCCGGAGCGCCAGGCGCGCGGCGCGCTTCAGCTCGTCTACAAGATCGAGGATGATTACGGCGTCACGGGCGCCGAGGCGCAGGTCGCTCCACGGACCGCCGATACCGGCAAGGAAGGCGACAACAAGACCGCGGCGCGGCCGCTGTTCCAGCCGCCGCAGTTTCCGCTGGTGCTTCCGAATGCGCGCACCCGCAACGGTGTCGGCCAGACGGTCAAGGACCTCAGCGAGGATCCCTATGCCGGCGCCGATGTCACGCTGACGCTGACCGCCAAGGACGAGGCCGGCAACGAGGCCAGAAGCGAACCGTTCAACATGCGCCTGCCCGAGCGTCTCTTCACCAAGCCGCTCGCGCGCGCGCTGATCGAGCAGCGCCGCATCCTCGCGCTCGACGCCAACAAGAATTCCGACGTCTACACCGCGCTCGCCGCGCTGATGATCGCGCCCGAACTGTTCACGCAGGAGATGGGGCAGTATCTCGGCCTCTACAGCGTTGCGCGCCAGCTCGAGGCGGCGCGCACCGACGATGCGCTGCGCGAGGTCGTGGCGAGCCTGTGGGCGCTCGCGGTGACGATCGAGGACGGCAACATCTCCGACGTCGAGAAGGCGCTCCGCGCAGCGCAGGATGCGCTGAAGCAGGCGCTGGAGCGCGGTGCCAGCGACGAGGAGATCAAGAAGCTCACGCAGGATTTGCGCGCGGCGCTGGACAATTTCATGCGCCAGCTCGCCGAGCAGTTCCGCAACAACAAGGATGCGCAAAATCTCGCGCGGCCGCTCGATCCGAACACCAAGATCCTGCGCCAGCAGGATCTCCAGAACATGATCGACCGCATGGAGCGCCTGTCGCGCTCCGGCGACAAGGACGCGGCCAAGCAACTGCTCGATCAGCTCCAGCAGATGCTGGAGGGCCTGCAGATGGCGCAGCCGGGACAATCCGGCGAGAGCGACATGGAGCAGGCGCTCAACGAGCTCGGCGACATGATCCGCAAGCAGCAGCAATTGCGCGACAAGACCTATAAGCAGGGTCAGGATTCCCGGCGCGACCGCATGCGCGGCAAGCAGCAGCCGGGCGACCAGTCGATGTCGGATCTGCAGCAGGACCAGCAGGCGCTGCGCGACCGCTTGAAGAAGCTTCAGGACGAAATGGCCAAGCGCGGCCTCTCGCAGAAGGGCCAGAAAGGCCAACCGGGACAGAAGGGCCAAGAGGGACAGAAGGGCGATCAGGGGCAGTCCGGCCAGGACGGCGATCAGGACGCGGACCAGGGTGATGACGACGGCGGGCTTGATTCGGCCGACAGCGCCATGGGCGATGCAGGCTCCAAGCTCGGCGAGGGCAATGCCGACGGTGCCGTGGACTCCCAGGGCAAGGCACTGGATGCCATGCGCAAGGGTGCGCAGAAAATGGCCGAGGCGATGCAGCAGGGTGACGGCGACGGCCAGGGCGATGGTCCTGGCAATCGCGCAGGGCGCCAGCAGAGCGGCGGCAATCAGACCGACCCGCTCGGCCGCCCGCTGCATGGCCGCGAATTCGGCGACGATTATACAGTCAAGATTCCCGGCGAAATCGACGTGCAGCGCGTTCGCCGCATCCTTGAAGAACTCCGCCGCCGCCTCGGCGACCCCTCGCGTCCGCAGATCGAGCTCGACTATATCGAGCGGCTGCTGAAGGATTTTTGA